The sequence below is a genomic window from Gossypium hirsutum isolate 1008001.06 chromosome A11, Gossypium_hirsutum_v2.1, whole genome shotgun sequence.
aatatttttatatatataaataacgcattataaaattaaaaaaaataaaattagatttacCCAAGCTCAAAGACATTAGATATTGGAGCCCAAACCTGAAAAACCTGTCTTAGTAGTAACTCCCGACTGTAACTTGTTTATTATTATCGCAAGCGTGTGAAGTTTGAGAAATGAGGTAAAAGAAGCAGTTTCTTCATATGTATCAACTATGAGATAATACCTTTCACCTTTGTCTTCATCCTTTTAAAATTGAAGTGACTTCTGGATTCTGCAGTTTCTGCAGTATCGTCTGTGTCACTCTTGCACTTAACCACAACAGCCATGTGACTGTGGCCTTCCTGGAATAAATTCAATATATCGTAGAGAGGTAAACGATCATGAACCCTGTCATAGATTTAACACCAATACCATTAGTTCATGGTAATGATTTAATTCAAGATATTTCCCATGCTCACTTCgaagattaaattatttttgaggcTTCGTATTAAGAGTAAAGTTGCATTCTGTACTTTCTattcaaaaaatagataaattaattaatgtaaaaaatggacaaaatggTTCATGTAATTTacatcaaaaaataaattgattttttttgttaaaaattttatttatttatgttgtaaaaattttattttttgttaaaaaatagtTAATGTACATTAGCATGCATATATCActatttggttattttgtcaatcattcagtttttaacaatacaaatagataaaattattaatagaaAGGACCAATTCACTCTTTGAGctaaaatatagagattaatttatctattttttgagtagaaaaaaataaaatgcaattttactTCTAATACATAAACTTCTATAATACTTTTACTCACTCCGAGCAATACTAAGGTAACTTTGAAATCAAAACCAACTAACCTGGGAATGCTTCTAATTGTAAGATTCCTAATCGGGGTTTCATCTTCAGGACGGCACATGATCAAATTTTTTACCAGTATAAGGCCAATGATGTTTGTTGGGCTCCCTGAAAAGATAGGTACACGACTATGCCCTTTGCTTATGATTAGCCCCGTTGTTTTCCTACACCGTTGAAATTAGTCGATCGGTGGGGAAAAATAAATGAGATAAACAAAGGCAGAGAGAGAGAAGAAGATCATACTCGTTGAGTTTAGAATTTATGTCAAGCGAAAAAATGTCACATAGGGGTGTCATCGCATCTTTAGCTGTTTTTTGTGTCATATCCAGGGCTCCCGAGATAATAGTTGTTTCATGATGGGTTAATTCTCCACCTTTCCCTGCCTGAAATTAATCAAAGAAACATGAAAATGTTAACAATTTTGTTCCGCTTTTGGTAGTCTAAATCAATGTTTATCTATTAGAGGGGTTGTTAGAAGTTTGGTCTCCACAATGGATTGCTCGAGTCTGTTTAATTAGGCTCATTTATCTGTAAAAAACGAACTTAAGATTCATACTCAACTTTGAATTTGATCATTTCCACTCAAAGTTGAATCcaaaataagggattttaatgcttaatacaaataaaatatatataagttataaatGAAGATATATATTAAACTAACTAGTTGACTTTCAAACAAGTATTTAATACCATAGTTCAAATTtgacataatgatttatttgaccctctaactatataaaaaaattattttagtcttcaatttaattttttgactCTTTTAGTTTTCAAATTTATGTTGTTTGTCTCTTGTAGTTCTTAAATTTGCactgtttgtcaaatcacctcaaaatcaatgaaaatattaatatttgttaactttgctgacgtGAAAGTCCACTTGTATGCTacattagcaattaattattttttaaaaaataaaaatatttaaaaagttatttttaatatttttatactttttaataatttataatttttatatattttaaaattttaaaaaaataattaattgttgccGTGATATTCATGTGACAATTCATGTATATGTCATGTCAACCAAATTAACAAACGTTTatttttctatctattttggagtgatttgataaataacacaaatttaaaaattaaaataaatattttttttataaaattgaatatcaaataattcattatccTTCAAATTTTACCATCcatatcttttctcttttttaagttgtgatttgattttttttaggagagattaaAATATTTGGTTAATCTTTGTACCATAGGCCTAGGAGTAAATTAACCCATCTACATCTAATTTTGAAGCTAAAAAGTAAAATCTGAATAGACAATAAATtcgaatgttaaaaaaaattatcttatgGCTATTTGGAGtgacatgaaaaaaaaaaagcaaaatttttatttttgaagctaCTTTGAAACATGACaggtgaatttttatttttatttttatttaacattcGTTTACGTTTTAGCTTTAAAGTTAAATATATAGAGGCGAAATTACTAAATACAACTTGCTTCTAAGCCTGTAACATAGGGACCGGTTATAGAATTTAAGCTAGATAAAGTTTGTGATGAAATGAGTAGGGGAAGTGTTAATTTATGGAAACTGACCTCATTTCCAAGCATGTCTACCAGTGTTTTCAGCTCAGCTCGCCGAAGAAGTGCAGAATGTCTTTTCCCTAACAGCAAATCCAGGAGCTGCTACAAATAAACAGGGAACCCAACATTCATCATTTTCAATTAAACCTCGTCAATTTCAGCTTCCAAAAGGGTTGGAAAATTACCTTACTAATCGGATAAGCAACAGGGAAGAGGACTATGACAATGAACCGAACTAAAACTGAGAGTTTGGCTCCGACACTCAGCCCATACCGAGAACATACAGCTTGAGGAATGATCTAGCCAAACCATTAATATACTTGTTATTTTAAAGCTGTACACATACCACTGTCTCATATGCAAAACATGGAGATTTATATATATACCTCACCAAACGCCAGTATAAGAGTGACTGATATTAATATTGAGCACCACTCTGATAGAAGAGAATCGAGGAAGATCGGAAGAGCCTTATATTCATTTACATACAATTTCAGAAATCAGTTTTCAGAGActgaaaagagagagagagagttttaAGTGTAAAAGAAAAGATTTATATAAAATACCTCCATCGCTAGGGCATTGCCTATAAGAAGAGTGCATAAGAGTAGGTGCTGATTCTTAACGATTGGTAGAATTTTCTCTGCATTCTTCCTATCTTGTAGTTCACCAGCCTTGATGACAACCTCGAGATCAACAAGACTGAGGGACATGAGTCCTAGTGTAAGGCCAGACATTAAGCCAGCAAATAGTACAAGAACCACGCATACAACTAGATACACCCAGAACATCGACTCGCAGCAAGGCACATCGTTGGCTGCCATCCTATCGATTCGATATCTATATCAATCAGAGTGGGATGatgggaagaagaagaagaagaagaaaactgaTACTTGTAGCAACAATGTAGAGAGTACAAACTACAAATATATATAGCTCAAGCTCCGGTTATAGATACAGTGAGGAAAAGGCAGAATTGAAACCAACTGCAGCGTCATGCAGCACCCAAAAGTTCCACCGCCAAATGCCACATTGAACGCGTACTCCACCAAGAATAAAAAGCagttatatatgtgtatataattaGTATTATAACATTCCTAAAAATGATCAATAatactatactattatttaaccTACTATTATGCCATACATCTCCAAGTCCATATACAAATGTTCTTTCGGACTATAATAATCCTAGGATCATCCTTGACCACATGTAGTTGAATTtataatacaattcaattcatcattaacTCAACCTTAACTCTGCcaataaaattattcaaacagCATTTCTTAAGAaagtaattaattatattaattctaTAATTTTCCTTTTGTATTATATGCGTGTGGAATCATATATTCAGAATAtaaatttgtattaaaaaataacataaaataataataaaaaatatgatttaaaactaatttataataatagcgcataaaatttatac
It includes:
- the LOC107904751 gene encoding DUF21 domain-containing protein At5g52790, coding for MAANDVPCCESMFWVYLVVCVVLVLFAGLMSGLTLGLMSLSLVDLEVVIKAGELQDRKNAEKILPIVKNQHLLLCTLLIGNALAMEALPIFLDSLLSEWCSILISVTLILAFGEIIPQAVCSRYGLSVGAKLSVLVRFIVIVLFPVAYPISKLLDLLLGKRHSALLRRAELKTLVDMLGNEAGKGGELTHHETTIISGALDMTQKTAKDAMTPLCDIFSLDINSKLNEKTTGLIISKGHSRVPIFSGSPTNIIGLILVKNLIMCRPEDETPIRNLTIRSIPRVHDRLPLYDILNLFQEGHSHMAVVVKCKSDTDDTAETAESRSHFNFKRMKTKVKGIDQHHQYDGNEELSIPSSPPPANSTIIDIRSPAENMELGSKIRQRMKKWEQATLSNEDLESFSCLDEEVLGIITLEDVMEELLQEEIFDETDAYVDVHNKITINMQPSGRSPLRSPRSTTAPQIHWRSPISSSHGSPLSSLPHSPPFRTPISPYIQSPLGGPTLCSSPGKQMPNSPLRFSSVAQYSPSQHQVSRKSYERLRHGS